The Cellulosimicrobium cellulans genome contains the following window.
ATCGAGCACCACGATGTCCGCACCGCTCGCGGAGTCGATCGCCCCTTGACCAGTTCCTTGGACGACGACGTTGTAACCCTCACGTGTCAGTGCGCGCGCCAAAGGTTCGGCAATCGCCGGGTCGTCCTCCGCTAGCAGTACGTGGGTCATTCGCTCATGCTAGGGCATCCGTACGACTTCGGTCCCATCGTGTCTCGTGAACTCTGCGACCCTGGTCGGACGCCCCGTCGCCGCCCTCTGCCTAGGCTGGAACGCATGGGATGGTACGAGCGGCTCGGGCAGTGGTCCGACGAGCACCGGTTCGGTGTGGACCTCACCGTCACGCTCGTCCTCGCGGTCGTGTTCGTGCCCGCGTCCGCGGCCTTCACGTCGATGGGCGCGAGCGGTACCGGCACGAGCGGCGGCTGGGCCGCGTTCTGGGCGCTGCTGCTCCTCGCCCCGCTGCCCTGGCGCCGGTCCCGTCCGCTCGTGTCGGCGATCACGGTGTACTCGGTCGCGCTCGTGCACCTGCTGGCCGGCTACCTCGTGATCTTCCCCGCCGACTTCGCGGTGCTCGTCGCGCTCTACTCCGTGACGGTCTACGGGCCGCGCTGGGCGCACCGGACGGCCATCGTGTCCTCGCTCGTGGGCGCGGTCGTCCTCGGGGTGGCGCTCGGCCTGCTGTCCGGTCGGCTCACCGACCTCGCGACGATGGTCTTCTTCACGTCCGCGTTCGGCGGCATGACCTTCCTCGCGGTCTGGGCGTTCGGCCTCGTGCGCCGCTCCCGGCGCGAGACGATCGCCGCGCTCGTCGACCGCGCGGAACGGCTCGAGGTCGAGCGCGACCAGCAGGCGCAGATCGCGACCGCCGCCGAGCGGGCCCGCATCGCGCGCGAGATGCACGACATCGTCGCGCACTCCCTCTCCATCGTCATCGCCCAGGCCGACGGCGGCCGGTACGCCGCCGCGCACGACCCCGACGCCGCGACGCGCGCGCTCGCGACCGTGTCCGAGACGGGCCGCACCGCGCTGGCGGACATGCGCCGGCTCCTCGGCGTGCTCCGGTCGGAGCCGCCGCGCGTCGTCGTGCCGCCGGGCTCCGGAGTCGGGCCGTCCGGGACGCTCACGCTGCCGTCCGGACGCGGCCCGGCCGGGACGCCGCCCAGCGGCTCGCCCTACGGGCCCGCCGCACCCGGGCACCCGGCGTCCGCGACGGGCGCGACGGCGGCGCTCGAGCGCGCCCCCCAGCCGGACACGGCCGACCTCGAGACGCTCGTCGCGCAGGTGCGCGACAGCGGCATGCGCGTGTCGTTCGTCCGCGTCGGCCAGGCCCGGCCGCTCCCGCCCGGGGCCGGGCTCACCGTCTACCGCGTGTGCCAGGAGGCCCTGACCAACGTGCTCAAGCACGCCGGACCCGACCCGGAGGTCACCGTCGTCGTGCGCTGGGGCGCGGCCACCCTGGACCTCGAGGTCGAGGACGACGGGCGCGGCGCGTCGGCCTCCGCCGCGGCGCGGCAGGACGCCCGGCCCGGCGGCTACGGCGTGCTGGGCATGCGCGAGCGGGCCGCGCTCTTCGGCGGGTCCGTGCAGGTGGGGCCCCGCGCCGGCGGCGGCTTCCGCGTGCACCTGCGCATCCCCGTGCCCGCCCTGCCGGGCACCGCCCCCGGGCCGGGCGCCTTCCCCCAGCCCTCGGGCCAGGTGGCCCCCGCACCCGCGCCCGCGCCGTCGGGCAGGATGGGCCCGGGCCGCCCGGCCGCCGCGACGGCCCCGCCCCCACCGCCACCACCGGTCGCGCACGGCTCCTCGCAGACCGCACCCGACCGACCGACCGACAGGACACCATGACCGACGCCTTCCCCGTCCCCGACGGGGCGTACGCCGCAGACCCGCTCGCGCCCCTCGAGCCCGTGCGCATCGCGCTCGTCGACGACCAGCAGCTCGTGCGCGCGGGCTTCCGCATGGTCATCGACTCGCAGCCGGACCTCACCGTCGCGGTCGAGGCGGGCGACGGCCTGCAGGCGCTGCGCCTCCTCGCGGACCACCCGGTCGACGTCGTGCTCATGGACGTCCGCATGCCGCACCTCGACGGGCTCCAGACGACGGCCCGGCTCACCGCCGCCGCGGCCGACGGCGGGCACGCCCCCAAGGTCATCGTGCTGACCACGTTCGACCTCGACGAGTACGTGCTCGAGGCCATCCGCTCCGGCGCGAGCGGCTTCCTGCTCAAGGACGCCCCGCCCGAGGAGATGCTCGCCGCGATCCGCACGGTGCACCGCGGCGACGCCGTCATCGCGCCGTCGTCCACGCGGCGCCTGCTCGAGCACCTGGTGACGGCCCTGCCCGCCGAGCAGACCGACGACTCCCCCGCGCACGCCGCCGTCGAGGGCCTCACCGAGCGCGAGCGCGAGGTGCTCGTGCTCATGGCGCGCGGCCGGTCCAACACCGAGATCGCCGGCGACCTGTTCGTCGCGGAGGCGACGGTCAAGACGCACGTCGGGCGCATCCTCGCCAAGCTCGGCGCGCGCGACCGCGTGCAGGCCGTCGTCACGGCCTACGAGGCGGGACTGGTCCGCCCGGGCTCCTGACCCTCCGCCCGCCGACGGCGCCCCACGAGTCCCCGGACCCGTGGGGCGCCGTCGTGTCAGCCCTCGGCGCGGCGCGGGTACGACCACGGGATGACCCGGCTCCCGTGCAGGACCCGACCCTCGCCGGACGCGGCCGGGCGGGGCCGGTCCGTAGCGTCGTCCACGATCCCGGCGCACGCCTCCGACCTGGTCGGCGAGAGCGCGCGACGGACCCGACGACGACCCTCGAACGTACCCTGGAGATGCCGTGGACACGACCGTGTACCGCCCCACCGACCCCGCCCCCGCCGGCCCGCCCGCGGTCCGGGCCCGCTCGCTGCGCAAGACCTACGGCACGGGCGAGGCGGCGGTGCACGCGCTCGACGGCGTGGACGTGGACTTCGAGCGCGGCCACTTCACGGCCATCATGGGCCCGTCGGGCTCGGGCAAGTCGACGCTCATGCACCTGCTCGCGGGGCTCGACACCGCGACGAGCGGCCACACCTTCATCGGCGACACCGAGGTCACCGGCCTGAACGACAACGCGCTCACGCAGCTGCGCCGCGACCGGGTGGGCTTCGTGTTCCAGTCGTTCAACCTGCTGCCCATGTTCACGGCGGAGCAGAACATCACGCTGCCCGTCGAGCTCGCGAACGGCAAGGTCGACCGCGAGTGGTTCGACACGCTCGTGCGCACGCTCGGCCTCGAGGCCCGCCTGAGCCACCGCCCGAGCGAGCTCTCCGGCGGGCAGCAGCAGCGCGTCGCCATCGCGCGCGCCCTCATCGCCGGGCCGGAGGTCGTGTTCGCCGACGAGCCGACGGGCAACCTCGACTCGCGCTCGGGCGCGGAGGTGCTGAGCTTCCTGCGCCGGTCGGTCCGTGAGCTCGGGCGCACGATCATCATGGTCACGCACGACCCGACGGCCGCCGCGTACGCGGACCGCGTCGTGCTCATCGCCGACGGGCGCATCGCGGGCGACATCACCGACCCGACGCCCGAGTCGGTGCTGGCCGGGCTCGACGCGCTGCGCACGCTCGAGGCTCCGGGTGCCGACGGCTCCGCCCCGACCGCGTCGCAGGCGGTGCGCGCCTGATGCTCCGCCTCACCCTGGCGCAGATGCGCCGCAGCATCGGCCGCCTCGTCGCGGCCGGCGTCGCGATCGTCATCGGGACGGCGTTCGTCACGGCGACCCTGATCGCGGGCAACGTCATCACCCAGACCACGAACGACTCGATCGCCGCGCAGTTCGCGGACGCGGACCTCGTCGTCTCCGCGCCGAGCGACCTCACGGCGTCCGACGTCGACGCCCTGCGCTCCGTCGCCGGCGTCGACGCGGTGGACGCGGTCCAGTTCACCTACCTCGACCTGTCGCACGGCGCGAAGCGCGTGTTCCAGCTCGGCGTCCCCGCACCCTCCGACCCGCGCTTCGAGGCGCTCGAGGTCGTGGAGGGGTCGATGCCGACGGCGTCCGGACAGGTCTCGCTGCCGACCGCCGTGGCCGAGCGCCTGGGCGTCGGCATCGGCGACACCGTCGCGAGCTCGCGCAACGTGTGGGACGCGTCCGCGCCCGACGGCGGCGCGTACGAGGAGGTCCGCGACGAGCTGACCGTCGTCGGGACGACCGACGACCCCTACGGCGCGTACGCCCAGATGGGCGGGGCCGTCGTCGTGACGGCGGAGGACGTGGCCGCGTGGGAGGCCGCGCAGGCGAGCCCCGACGACGCGGAGCGCCTGTACTCCGCGGCGATGGTCGGCCTCGCGCCGGGCACCGACCTCGAGACGGCGCGCGCCGACCTCGTCGCCGCGTCGCCGGACGAGGCCGAGGCCGTCACCCCCGCCGAGCACGC
Protein-coding sequences here:
- a CDS encoding sensor histidine kinase encodes the protein MGWYERLGQWSDEHRFGVDLTVTLVLAVVFVPASAAFTSMGASGTGTSGGWAAFWALLLLAPLPWRRSRPLVSAITVYSVALVHLLAGYLVIFPADFAVLVALYSVTVYGPRWAHRTAIVSSLVGAVVLGVALGLLSGRLTDLATMVFFTSAFGGMTFLAVWAFGLVRRSRRETIAALVDRAERLEVERDQQAQIATAAERARIAREMHDIVAHSLSIVIAQADGGRYAAAHDPDAATRALATVSETGRTALADMRRLLGVLRSEPPRVVVPPGSGVGPSGTLTLPSGRGPAGTPPSGSPYGPAAPGHPASATGATAALERAPQPDTADLETLVAQVRDSGMRVSFVRVGQARPLPPGAGLTVYRVCQEALTNVLKHAGPDPEVTVVVRWGAATLDLEVEDDGRGASASAAARQDARPGGYGVLGMRERAALFGGSVQVGPRAGGGFRVHLRIPVPALPGTAPGPGAFPQPSGQVAPAPAPAPSGRMGPGRPAAATAPPPPPPPVAHGSSQTAPDRPTDRTP
- a CDS encoding response regulator, which gives rise to MTDAFPVPDGAYAADPLAPLEPVRIALVDDQQLVRAGFRMVIDSQPDLTVAVEAGDGLQALRLLADHPVDVVLMDVRMPHLDGLQTTARLTAAAADGGHAPKVIVLTTFDLDEYVLEAIRSGASGFLLKDAPPEEMLAAIRTVHRGDAVIAPSSTRRLLEHLVTALPAEQTDDSPAHAAVEGLTEREREVLVLMARGRSNTEIAGDLFVAEATVKTHVGRILAKLGARDRVQAVVTAYEAGLVRPGS
- a CDS encoding ABC transporter ATP-binding protein yields the protein MDTTVYRPTDPAPAGPPAVRARSLRKTYGTGEAAVHALDGVDVDFERGHFTAIMGPSGSGKSTLMHLLAGLDTATSGHTFIGDTEVTGLNDNALTQLRRDRVGFVFQSFNLLPMFTAEQNITLPVELANGKVDREWFDTLVRTLGLEARLSHRPSELSGGQQQRVAIARALIAGPEVVFADEPTGNLDSRSGAEVLSFLRRSVRELGRTIIMVTHDPTAAAYADRVVLIADGRIAGDITDPTPESVLAGLDALRTLEAPGADGSAPTASQAVRA